The following is a genomic window from Adhaeribacter radiodurans.
AAGCTCCGGACCTGCAAGATAAATCTTATAAGTTTATGATGCCCAATTGCATAAGTTCGGTTAGAAAAGTAAGGATGTTCGAGCGTATACTTGAAAGAAGTGTTATATAGAAGACGGTTTATGCGATTGGGAATCCGTTAAAATACACGAGTCATTCAGCAGGAAATTATTTAGCTAAATGGCTAAATAGCGTCCTGCTGAATGACTCGACAAAAAAGATTGCTCTCCTTTACCCTAACTCTAGCCTCAAACTAATACCTAATCGCATAGCGCATTTAGTAAATATTACTTGGTACCAGTAGATAAAAAGTAAAACATACAACCTTTAACTAAACCCTAATACTCTTACGCAACTACCTTATTACTTGGCAGCAGCTTGTCTGGGAGGATTTATCATGATGTGGGCATTATGCTTACCTGGATCCATAATCCAGGGCAAGCCAGGGGCTTCCGGTTTAAGTGGCAGGCCAGTACTTTCGGAAGTAGCAAACGGAATATAAACTACCGAACGCGTATAGCCATTTTTTACTTCGCCGGTACTTTTATCAAAGTCTTCGTCGTTAGCCGAAAAAGAAAATAATGTGGTAGGATTTTTTGGCATCTTTAACTTTCCGGACTTAGCCTCTTGCTCCCGGGTATCAAAAATTTCCTGACCAGATTTACCTTCTTTTCGTAAAACGCGGCCCCTTTCCATAAAAGGTTCCAGATCTTTATGGTAACACGAGGCACTAAATCCTTTTTGCTTCGGGTCATCTCCTAAGCAAATTACCTCGTTGGTACCTTTTCTTAGTAAGGTTAGAGCACCATTGCCAGTATAGCCATATACCGCTGCACCGTCGCGTTTATCCGCCGGAGCCGCCAATAAGGCTGCTTTAATCTGGATTTCGGGCGTAGGAACCGTAGTTTGAGCAAAACCGGCAAAAATGGGCGAAGCAGAAAGTAAAAACGCGAATAACTTTTTCATAGATCAGTACTTTACGTTAATTTTATTTGAATTAAAATTCAGTAATCCATTTATATGCTAAGGATTTACTAAGAGCCTAAATTTAAAAGTAATATTTTATTGCTGAAAAAAGTATTGTCTGAATATTAATAATTTATACTAATTAGAAGAATGTATTAACCAGCCACCTTCCTTATGTTCTTTTTAAGAATTAACTCCAATTTTTATCTGGCTTCATATTCAGGCGTTTAGCCGCCGCAATTACATCTGATAACTCTACCGGATCGCTAAAAGGATCAGTATCCAGAGTAGTAATCCGGTTTAGTTCTTTTTGCCAGCGCCGGAGTTCCGCTATATAAGGTTCATGTGGTTGTCGCCGTAGTACGTCGCTTTCCGGAATTAAATCGCAGATGCCATTATTCAGCCATTCCCCGGTGTGCCAGTCGGGCATATCTACCGCCGGAAACAAACAAATGCCATGTAGGTCCATACCTGCATCTACTGCCGCCAGCGATTCTTCCATTACATCTTTTAGCCAGGCAGCTCGTCCTTCTTTTAAGCCGCTGGTTTCCCCAATAATCATTGGCCGTTGGTAGCGTTCCCAAACCAATCGCAATAAATCACAAAGCGGTTTAATGCGGTCATCGTCGGGGGGCAAAGCCTGGTGTGGCCCGTGTTCGCGGTATTCCATCTGCCCGAAAGAGTAATTATTGGCGCCCACAATGTCGAGTATTTCAGGAGAACCGCCTAGTTCCGGATGCTCTTTGCCATAAACTATATCCCATGCCAGGAAAGTATCCACATACGTTTCGTGATGCGCCGCAAGTTCCAGATCCGGCCGGTCGCGTGGAGCTACTACCTGCACCAAGGGGTCAATGTGTATCATCCGAGCTTCGGACTCAACTTCCCGGATAGCTTTTACTCCTGCTATGGCGGCTTTACATAAATTTAAACGTAATTTAAAACGGTCTTCTTTCGTAGTTTTGTAAGGTGCCACCCAACCCCATTCGCCTCCGCAAAAAGAGAAAAAAGTAATTTCGTTAATGGGAGTAAAAAAATATGGCCCCCGAAGTTTCGGAATAACGTACTCTGCTGCCGCCCGGCAGTAAGCGGTAAAACGCTCCACGAAAGCGTCTGAAAAAGGGTCCAGATCATCGGGGTATCCGTAATGGCACAAGTCCCAAATGGGCAAAATCTGATTTTGTTGCATAGCCTCCAGCATGGGATCAATACACGAAAAATCATATTGCCCATTAGTATCTACGAGTGGCCAGGGAATACCTTCGCGGGCAACGGCAATACCTAACGACCGGAGCAACTCATAATCTTGCTTTACAAAATGGTGATGTTGCGTTTCGTGGACCAAGTTGCGCCGTTTTTTATCTTTCCAAAGAAAGGTAGAGCACTCAAAACCGGAAATAAAAAATGTAGGAAAGATACCCGGTTTTTGTGCCATACTTTAAAGAATAAAAGTTTTTATTTATATAGATTAGTAGTACTAACGGCAATAACACTCTTAATATAAGATACTCTAATGCTAAAGTCTATCTTAATTAAATGACCAGCCAATGCAAAAGAATTAGAACTTATTAAGGCAGTAAATTATAAGTATTTCTGAAGATAACCGCTTTTATTCAGAAAACTAGTATAATCCTTAATGTTTAATATCTCTTTTACGGCTTGCTTTTTATTTGGTGTTTTATCGAAATAAGCTTTAGTAATTTGGTAACCCATCCAATAACCTAAATCATTCGGCCGTTTATCTTTACCGCTTACACTGTAGAGCCAATCGGTATCTTCAAACTGATGCATCACTTGTACAAACTCCCGGCATAATTCGTCTTGGTGGGCATTGCCATATTTATGGGCTTCAACGTTTGGGCTTTGGCCTGACACCAGTTCGGACATAAAGTCGGCACTCCCTTCCAGAATAGATTGTTCGAGCAAAGAAGTTGCGCGCTGCGGGAAAGTTTGCTGAAAATGTATAAGTTCGTGGGCTACTAAGGAGGGCAAGCCATTTAAATTTCCTTGCTTTTCGGCACCAATTATAAGTCCGTTAGCACTGGATGTGCCGCCCGAATTAAAAGCACCTATAACAAAATAAACAGGCGGGAAAGAAACAGTTGGGTACCATTCCTTTAATTTTGCGCTTGGCTGGGTTCGTTCGGAAATTTCTTTTGCTGCCCAAAGGCTGGGAATAAGAATAACAGATAAATACTAAGAAGAATAATTTTCCGAAGCATGCCCGAATTAATTAGAGTAGATAAAAGCAACTTCATGTATTCATCTGCCATTCTAACCTACTAAAAACCAGCAATTCATTCAATACTTGTTCGCCCAAATAATGCTGGTGCTTACCGTTAAAGAAATGGCTAACTTAAAATATTTGTGCATTTACTAATCTACAATAAAAACAGTAGCTCCATTTACCGAAGCAATTTTATGCGCATCTATATTATCCGCTACCGCAAAAGAATCTCCGGCCTGAATAGTAATGGTACGGTCATCTTCTAAAGTAATTTGCAGCGACCCCGCTAATACAAGCACAACATGCCCCCGGTGGCACCAATGGTTTGATTGGTAATCGGCGAGGTATTGAACCAATTGCACCCGGGCATTGCCCATACTCCAGATTTTGCTCAAGGCGCTACCACCTAAACCAGGTATTTCGGTTATTTCTATATCGTCCCAGTTAATGTGCTGAAAAGGTATATTTTCTATTTTCATAGGCTTAAATTAACGTTTCTATCTAACTCGTCAAAAATACCGGTGTGGGCAGATGTACTTTTATTCCATAATTGGCTGTGATTTAGTAAAACGCAGATGCACCAGCAAAGCCAGTATGGATAAAATAATTCCTATGGCGACAACCCCTTGCCATTGCCAACGATACCAAAGCTGACTTGCCAGAAAAGTACCGGAAGCACCGCCTAAAAAATAAGTTACCATATAAACGGTATTCAGCCGGTTTCGGGCTTCGGGCCGCAACGAAAAAATAAGCGTTTGATTAGATATATGAGTGGCTTGCACGCCTAAGTCCAGCAATATTACCCCGGCAATTAATCCAAGGTAACTACTACCGGAAACGCCAAAGATCAGGTAAGACAAAATAATTAAACCAATGCTGTAAGTAGTTACTTGCTGCGAATTGCCTTTATCACTAATACGGCCCATGAACGAAGCGCCTAAAGCCCCGAAAGCGCCCACTAAACCAAAGGCACCGGCCACATCGCTGCCCGCATTAAAGGGCGGTTCCCGTAGCAAGAAAACCAAAGTAGTCCAGAAGGCGGCAAAACTGGCAAAACACAAAGCCCCACGTACGGCAGCCATGCGCAACATGGGCTCGTCACGGATGAGCGATACAAGGGATTGCATTAAACTCTTGTAATTGCCTTTATATTCCGGATACACTTCTGGCAACAAAAAAGAAAGTAAAATCCAAAGCAACACCATTACCAAACCGGCAATAATAAACATGGCCCGCCAGCCCAAATGCGCCCCTACAAAACCACTAATAGTACGCGATAATAGAATTCCAATTAATAAGCCGCTCATTACAAAACCAACTGTTCGGCCACGCTCTTCGGGACGAGCCAGGTGAGCAGCCATGGGTATTAATAACTGAGGAGTTACCGAAGTAGCTCCAATTAAAAAGCTGGCAAACATTAAAAAAGTACTGTTCGGAGAAAAGGCTGCTAAAAGCAGGGAAGCTATAATCATCCCAAAGTTGAACATGATCAACTTTTTCCGCTTCAGCATATCGCCTAAAGGAATAATAAAAAACATACCGACAGCATACCCTATCTGGGTAAGCATGGAAATACTGCCGGCGTGGGCTTCCGTAATCCCGAAAGTTCGGGCAATTTCGTCGAGTAAGGGTTGGTTATAGTATAAATTAGCTACTACTAACCCGGTAGCAATTGCCATTACCCAAAGGTTTAGCCGGGTTAAAGCGGGCGCTGCCACGGCAGCCGTATTTTTAATCATGAGAATCAGTAATAAGTAACAAAAAAACCGAAGAGTATAAGAAACAACTTGCGCTAAGATGTTACTGCTATAGGATAAAATGGTTTACAATTATTAGAGTTTAATAGTAAGAGAAATGTTGTTTTTACTTTTCTAAAAGAGTTGGTGTTACAAAGTAAATAAAAAAACCCGCCGGTAAATTCAGCGGGTAAATAACAAATCTATAGTTTCTTAAATTTTAAAATAACTTTTCGCCGGGAGGTGTTACCCCTTTCAGGCGCAGGTAAACCGTTGTCTGACCACGGTGGTGCGTTTGGTGTTCAAAAGCTTTCTCAAAAGCTAAACCGCGGTTTACGTCCATGTTAAATAACTTTACGTTGCTGGCCATTTGCGCATCGGTAGTACTATTTAAGGCGTTAATTACAAAATCATAACTTTCCAGTACTACTTTGCTAAGTGCCGCTTTGGTTTTATAATCATCTAATTTTTCCAGGTTTTTACCTTGATAGGGATTGGCAGTACCAGAAGCGCCGGCAGCAAAGTTAAAATTCGCATTAGCTAAGTGGAGCATTTGTTCCGCAAAACTACGCATTTCCGGGGTAGGTTTAAAACTTGATCCGGCTTCGGGCATAGCATCTAAATATTCTTTGGTATAAGTTTTTGCTCGTTGCCAATCTAAAAGCATTTGGCTTTTGGCTGGCGGATTAGCTGCCAAGGAAACTTTGCTCGTAGCAAGTAAGGCTACTAAAAACAAAATGGTTAAAAGAAGAGTAGTTTTTTTCATGTAGGTAAGGGTTAAAGGTTAGGAGCGGTAGTATTTATTAATAGAACTAAAGTACTGAAAATCTCTGATTACTGGTACATAAATCAAACTTCTAAAAATTTTAATTTTAACCATAATAGTTATTCCAAAATTGTGGATTTTAGGTAACCTAAACAAGATAAAATTACTAAAAGCTTTGTCAAAATCTTTCCATATCCGGGAACAAAGGCAAATACGTATTCCGAATATCTTGCTGAGGTTGGTGAATAGTAATGGCTACGCAACGCCCTTGTTCATCAATTTCAAAAGTAATACCATCCGCTACCGCATCGTAAATTGTTACTTTTTTAGACGTGCCTGTTACTTTATAAGCGGCAGCTTTTATTGTTCCGTGATATTTTTTCTGAATAAATGACCAGTCTGAACCAACCTGAACAGAATCAACAGTTCGAAAATAAGGGGAAGTAACGCGAATTTGATTTACCCGACTGGCTTCGTCGGGAGCCCCCATATTCGTAGTAAAATAAATAGTAGTTCGGTGGCGGGTTGTATCGGTAGCATCGGCGGCCGGTTTCGATAGCCAGGTAGCTAAAGCCTTTCCCATAGCCCCATCACTAAAATCAGGTTTACCCAGGCTGGCGGTAACTTGCTCGGCTTTTTCCTGTAGTTTAGTAAGTCCAATGCTTTTCCCAGGCACAATTAATTGGCTGGTTTTTACTTCCGCAACAATTGGTTTCGCATTTTCAGAGGGGTTTATAGGGCTATTCTGTTCTGATTTTTGATGAGTAGTACCGGCTGTATTTTCTTGCTTACCCGAACAAGCATGTAAGCTTAGCCAGAAGAGTAAAGAATAAACAATTTTTACATTGCTAATTTGTCTCATCAATTTTATTAGTTTAATAAGGTTGGAGAAAACCCGTCAAAAAATATTAAATTTTTGACGGGTTTTTTCTGGATTGTCCGATGAACTTGGCTTTAAACGACAGTTTATTTATTGAATATATTTAACTGATCGTAGGCTTTAGTAAAAGTAAGAACCTGATAAAACATTATTTTACCAGCTATTTGCTATTTATACCGCTTGTAACTGCGTTTGGTTTTTTCTAAACTAAGCGGCCTATCTTTCCGTCATTTTGCGAACAATGGCCGTTACTAATTTACGGGGAGCAAAACGGGCAGAGTTGGCAGTTAACCAATTTCGGAAACCGTGAATAGCCACTGTTTTACCCGACATTAGAGCTTTGTACCCATAAGCCGCCACTTCGGCGGAACTCGGCAATTTTTTACCTTTAAATAATTTTGAACCTTCCAGAGCGGCAGCTTGCAGGAATCCGGATTCTGTAGGACCAGGACATAAAGCGGTAACGGTTACCCCGGTTCCCTGTAACTCATTGGCAATTGCTTCCGAAAAAGACAATACATACGCTTTGGTAGCAAAATACACAGCCATTAAAGGCCCTGGCTGAAAAGAAGCCGTTGAAGCAACGTTTAGAATACGACCAGAACGGCGCTTTACCATCTCGCGGGCAAAAACTTTAGTAAGATGGGTAAGACAAGTGATGTTCAGGTTAATCATTCGTTCTTCCTTAGCCCAATCCGTTTCAACAAAAAATCCGAAATCACCAAAACCAGCGTTATTTACCAAATAGTCGATGATGATATTTCTGGATTGCAGCTCAGTAAATATGGTTGGAACCGCCTGGGGATCGCTTAAATCTTGCGCGAGTGCGATAGCCTGAATGCCGTAAGTTGTTTGTAATTCTTTAGCAATCTGGTTTAACCTTGCTTCGCTCCGGGCTACCAATACTAAATTATGTTGGTGCCGGGCAAATTCTTTTGCGAGTTCGTAGCCTATGCCGCCCGATGCTCCGGTAATTAAAGCCGTTTTCATATTATTATTGGTGGTTGGTACTGTATTTAAACAAAAAGTTTCACCCTGTGTTTACCTGTGCTTTCTAAACGATAGAATTCCAATATTAAGTAAAAGATTTAGTAAATTCTCTTTGTAGCGAACTACCGGAAATATATCCAACGGATAAAAAAGTAAACAGAATAAATAATTTTGAAGGACTTTCTATTTACTAAAACTAAACTTATTCTCGCCCAAGTGCTTAATAAGCTTAAAGATCAAACTTAATACCTTGAGCCAACGGTAATTCCTGACTAAAATTAATGGTGTTGGTTTGCCGACGCATGTACACTTTCCAGGCATCTGAACCTGATTCCCTACCTCCACCCGTATCTTTCTCACCACCAAAGGCCCCGCCAATCTCGGCACCAGATGTTCCAATGTTTACGTTAGCAATGCCACAATCAGAGCCCCAAGCTGCTAAAAACGCTTCGGTCTGTTCCAGATTTGTTGAAAAAATAGCAGAAGATAAACCCTGCCGAACGTTGTTTTGAATAGAAATGGCATTTTCTACCGCACCGGAATATTTAATTAAATATAAAATAGGAGCGAAAGTTTCTTCCTGCACGGTTTTAAACGTGTTTTCGGCTTCAATTAAGGCTGGCTTTACGTAAGTACCTGTTTCAAATTCTTGTCCGGTTAAAATTTCACCACCCGTTAATAAAGTACCTCCCTCCTGCTGCACCGCTTTCATTGCCTTCTGAAAACCTTCAACGGCATCTTTGTCAATCAATGGGCCTACTAAAATAGAATCGCTTAAAGGATTGCCGATGGGTAAATTGGGGTAAATTTTCAGTAATCGTTCTTTTACTTCTTCGTAAATCGAATCGTGAATTATTAACCGCCGCGTGGAAGTGCACCGCTGACCGCAAGTACCTACTGCTCCAAAAACTACTGCTCGCAGAGCTATATCCAAGTTGGCGTGTTCGGTTAAAATAATAGCATTATTGCCCCCTAATTCTAACAAAGCGCGACCTAAACGGGCACCTACGGCGGCACCTACTTTTTTACCCATTCGAGTAGAACCGGTAGCAGATATTAAAGGCAAGCGCTCATCCGCTGCCATTAAAGCTCCTATCTCCGCATCACCAATTATTAAATTAAAAACTCCTTCGGGCAGATTGTTTTCTACTAAAACTTCTTTTAAAATATGCTGGCAAGCAATAGCCGTTAACGGGGTTTTCTCCGAGGGTTTCCATACACAAACATCTCCACACACGGCGGCCAGCATGGCATTCCAACTCCAAACGGCTACCGGAAAGTTAAAAGCCGAGATTATTCCTACAATGCCTAAAGAATGATATTGCTCGTACATGCGATGGCCCGGCCGTTCGGAGTGCATGGTAAAACCGTGTAACTGGCGCGATAGTCCCACCGCAAAATCGCAGATATCGATCATTTCCTGTACTTCGCCTAGTCCTTCCTGGTAAATCTTGCCCATTTCATACGATACCAATTTGCCCAATGGTTCTTTGTACTGGCGCAGTTTATTACCGTACTGCCGCACAACATCACCACGCTTAGGCGCGGGTACCTGTCGCCATTGCTCAAAGGCCTGCTGCGCTGCTTTTATTATTGTTTCATAATCATCAGGAGTAGCCAGGTTTACCGAAGCAATTGGCTGCCCATCTACGGGAGAGAAAATCGTTTTGGAGTTTTTATTAGCCGCACCACCCCAGGCTAAACCAGTACTATAAGCTGGGTTGTTATCCTTAATTCCCAAAGCAGTTTTAATTTCTTCTAAAATTAGTTGCTGCGGACTACCATCAATGGCTTGTTTCATAAAGTAGTAGGTTTTACATTATAAGTTATACGTTTTTCCCAGATTGTTTCCGGACAACTTATTTCAAATCAGATATTTTCTAGTTTTTTTTATAAAGTAACTGGCCGACACCAATTTACTAGATCGGATGTGAGAATTGGGTAATAGACTATTGATAATCAACTACATGCTTTCGCAAAATTCTACCATCTCATAGCTTGATACTTGTATCTTTTTACTTAACAAGTTGTAAATACGGGTAGTATTATTGTAACTGCTTTTAAAGAAGGAATTTGCTAAAAATAAAAAAGCCGCTGCTGAGTAGCAACGGCTTTTGTTATTATCTAAATTCTGATTATCTGCGGCCAATTGGGTAGAAAGCCCGGCGACCATCCGGATAAGTACCTTCAACGAGTACTCCCGATTCATCTTCGGCACCTTTTAATAAACGCTCTACATCTTGTGGTTTTTCTACTTTGCTTTTATCAATTCGAGTAATGATAAAGCCATCTACCATACCGGTACTCTTAAACTCGCTGGATTTTACGTTAGTAATTTTAGCACCGCCATCTAAGCCTAACTTCGTCATCTCAGCTTTAGATAAAGGCTCAAATTTAGCGCCGCCATAACTTACTGCTTTGGCCAACTCGCGTTTTACCAAATTAGTATCACCCATCCGGTTACGCAAAGTAACAGTGGTATTTTTGGTGTCATTGTCGCGCAGGTAAGTTACTTTAACTTTATCGCCTGGGCGGTAACGAGCCACTTGCTCCTGTACCGCCGCGCTGGTATTTACGTTTACTCCGTTAATTTGAGTAATAACATCACCTTTCTCTAAACCAGCTTCTTTAGCGGCACTGTTATCGGAGAAGTCGTTAATGTAAATACCATTCAACGTTTTAATTTTTTTATCTTCGGCTAATTTAGCATCTACTTCCCGCATAGAAATGCCCAAGAAAGCCCGCTGTACTTCGCCAAATTTTAGTAAATCATCAATTACTTTACTTACTATGGAAGAAGGAACGGCAAAAGAATAACCGGCAAAAGAACCTGTTTGAGTGGCAATAGCGGTATTAATACCTATTAAATCACCGTTTAAATTAACCAATGCTCCCCCACTGTTACCTGGGTTAACAGCCGCATCCGTCTGAATAAAAGATTCTACGCCTAAGTTATTACCACTGGCATCTACGTTTTGCACAATACCTACATTACGGCCTTTGGCACTGATAATACCGGCCGTAACAGTTGAGTTAAGATTAAGCGGATTCCCTACCGCCAAAACCCACTCGCCTACCCGAACATTATCGGAGTTACCATAACGCACAGTTGGTAATTTATCGGCATTCACTTTTAGTAAAGCTAAATCGGTACTTGGGTCAGCCCCTACTAAAGTTGCCGATAATTCGCGTTTGTCGTCTAATACTACTTTAATTTTATCGGCTTTATCAATTACGTGGTTATTCGTAATAATGTAACCGTTAGAAGCAATAATTACCCCTGAACCAGAGCCCATAGAAGGTCCCTGCCGACGGTGGTAATCCTCGAAACTATCACCAAAGAAATCCCGAAAAAATGGATCAATTTCTTTTCGACGTGAATTTTGAGCTAGTTCCGCCCCATATTCTGTCATTACGTGTACTACTGCTGGAGTTACTGCTTCAGCGGCAGTTACAAAATTTAAACCTTCTGGTACTTTTACTTCGCTATCGCGCATTAAGCTCGAGTACCGAAAATTTCGAGCAGGTTGCTCCTGAGGTGCTTGCACCACGGGCTCATCATCTTCCAGTAGCTTGTAACCACCAATTGCCATGCTTCCGCCCATAACAGCCGAAAGAACCAGGCCAAACATAAACTGTCTTGGTTTCATCACTTTAGTATTAACTATATTTTATTTTCTATTTGAATTCAATCTTAATAATTAAACTTACAACGCGCAAGTAGTAGGCTTATTGTAGTTTATTTTGTACGTAATTTTCTAAAAGAGATCAATTAAATCAATAACAATCTCAAATAAAAAAGGCGCTGATAAAGTGCGCCTTTTTTATTTGAGATTCAAATTAATTATTTAATCTGAATCTGGTGTTTTTTCACTTTCTGCTCATCTTTTGGTACGGTAACATGCAAGATACCGTTCTCAAAATGGGCATCTATTTGGGCTGGATTTACATTATCGGGTAAGAAGAAGGTTCTGCTGAAAGATCCGTATTGGGTTTCGAGCAAATGATATTTTTTATTTTGGCTTTCTTCTTCTTTATTAAACTTACGTTCGCCGGCAATAGTTAATTTACCTTCCTGAAAATCTATGGTAATGTCTTCTTTACTTAAACCAGGTAAAGACACATTAAATTCGTATTGGGTTTCGGTTTCAAAGGCATCTACATGCGGCGTAAAATCGGCCAATTGGCGACGGTTGTTTACGGTTTCGTTAAAAAAACGATCTAACATGGTACTAAAAGTTTGCGGCATTTTATCAGTTAAATAACCGTTATACTTTGTGATGGTCATCGCTTTAATCTCCTATTTTATGTTTAAAGTTTTATTTTGCTGTTGATATATCCTTTATAGTAAATTTTGTACCAAGGGCTAAAAACGAGCAAAAACAGACTTTATGACACTAAATCATAAGCAAAAACATTCCATATATGACAATAAGTCTTTTAAATTTACTAAAATGTTATGAATAAGTATCCTAAAAACCTACGAGCTATTTAATCTTGTTGCACGGGAGCTATTACTCTTGGGAAAGGCTTTTTGCCTTGGTAGAAAGTGTACCGAAACTCCACGCCCCATATAGGAGTAATACTATTCCGGTTTTCACCAAAAGTAACAGTAGTTGATTGATTACTTTCTTTGTTGGGCAGCCTGGTATAATCGGTTTGCTTCGTAAAAAATGGTGTAAATGTGAGATGTGGATTGGGCTGTAAAACAACTTCGCCCCGCAAACGCGTACGGTCAATTACTCTGGCCGAATAAGGTTTACCTGTTTTAAAATCGGTGTATAAAAACACTTCGTAACCGGCGCGTAATCGCAGGGTAAAATTTCTAATTTTGATAGGTTTATCCAGATCCACACGTGGACGCAACCGTCCTATGGATGCCGCATTTGTATATAGCAGGTAATCCACCATAACTCGCTTTATTACTTGCAAGCCAGGCAAAAAACTTAAATGCCGCAGGTATACATCCGTAAAATAAAGCTTCCGGCCAGGTTCAAAACTAAACATTTGAGAACCACCTAAGCCCCAGGTATTGGTTAATGCTTGTTCATAACCTAACCGAAACTGAATGCGCTTAAGCTGATTGTTTAGTACAAAAGAATTTAATCCTTTATAGTCGGAGTTGGTAGTATAGCGGTATTGGTGCCGGAAATAGAAAAAACTGGTAGATTTAAAAACATATTCAGCTTGCAATTCTGGCCATATCTCTGTTGCCACATGTTGTTTGTGCTGAGCATTGGCGGCTGGTAAACTCACCATCAGAAAAAACAGTAAATAATAGCCAGTACTTACCCGTTTTAGCATTGTAACATCCAACCACATTACTCTCTATTTAGTTACTTAAAAGAGAACGACAATTTCGCTAAACGGTTTGCTTTAACTATTTTGTAATTCGCTTAAAGCTAACCAGGCCATTAAACCAATACCAGTTTCCAATGCAGTTTCGTCGATATTAAAAGTAGGTGTATGCACAGATGAGGTAATACCCATTTCCTCGTTGCGGGTGCCCAAGCGGTAAAAACAAGCATCCAATTGTTGGGTATAATAAGCAAAATCTTCGGCGGCCATCCATAAATCCAAATCTACCACATTTTCTTTGCCTAAGTAATTTTCTGCTGCTACTCGCATTTTCTCCGTTAACTGAGGTGAATTTTCCAGATAAGGGTAACCGCGCCGTATCTCGAAATCACAGGAACCACCCATAGCCTCGGCTAATTGTTCCGCCATTTTTTTCATTTTCACGTGCGCCTCTGCCCGCCATTTTTCATCCAT
Proteins encoded in this region:
- the amaB gene encoding L-piperidine-6-carboxylate dehydrogenase yields the protein MKQAIDGSPQQLILEEIKTALGIKDNNPAYSTGLAWGGAANKNSKTIFSPVDGQPIASVNLATPDDYETIIKAAQQAFEQWRQVPAPKRGDVVRQYGNKLRQYKEPLGKLVSYEMGKIYQEGLGEVQEMIDICDFAVGLSRQLHGFTMHSERPGHRMYEQYHSLGIVGIISAFNFPVAVWSWNAMLAAVCGDVCVWKPSEKTPLTAIACQHILKEVLVENNLPEGVFNLIIGDAEIGALMAADERLPLISATGSTRMGKKVGAAVGARLGRALLELGGNNAIILTEHANLDIALRAVVFGAVGTCGQRCTSTRRLIIHDSIYEEVKERLLKIYPNLPIGNPLSDSILVGPLIDKDAVEGFQKAMKAVQQEGGTLLTGGEILTGQEFETGTYVKPALIEAENTFKTVQEETFAPILYLIKYSGAVENAISIQNNVRQGLSSAIFSTNLEQTEAFLAAWGSDCGIANVNIGTSGAEIGGAFGGEKDTGGGRESGSDAWKVYMRRQTNTINFSQELPLAQGIKFDL
- a CDS encoding MFS transporter; translation: MIKNTAAVAAPALTRLNLWVMAIATGLVVANLYYNQPLLDEIARTFGITEAHAGSISMLTQIGYAVGMFFIIPLGDMLKRKKLIMFNFGMIIASLLLAAFSPNSTFLMFASFLIGATSVTPQLLIPMAAHLARPEERGRTVGFVMSGLLIGILLSRTISGFVGAHLGWRAMFIIAGLVMVLLWILLSFLLPEVYPEYKGNYKSLMQSLVSLIRDEPMLRMAAVRGALCFASFAAFWTTLVFLLREPPFNAGSDVAGAFGLVGAFGALGASFMGRISDKGNSQQVTTYSIGLIILSYLIFGVSGSSYLGLIAGVILLDLGVQATHISNQTLIFSLRPEARNRLNTVYMVTYFLGGASGTFLASQLWYRWQWQGVVAIGIILSILALLVHLRFTKSQPIME
- a CDS encoding DHCW motif cupin fold protein, with the protein product MKIENIPFQHINWDDIEITEIPGLGGSALSKIWSMGNARVQLVQYLADYQSNHWCHRGHVVLVLAGSLQITLEDDRTITIQAGDSFAVADNIDAHKIASVNGATVFIVD
- a CDS encoding family 1 glycosylhydrolase; this encodes MAQKPGIFPTFFISGFECSTFLWKDKKRRNLVHETQHHHFVKQDYELLRSLGIAVAREGIPWPLVDTNGQYDFSCIDPMLEAMQQNQILPIWDLCHYGYPDDLDPFSDAFVERFTAYCRAAAEYVIPKLRGPYFFTPINEITFFSFCGGEWGWVAPYKTTKEDRFKLRLNLCKAAIAGVKAIREVESEARMIHIDPLVQVVAPRDRPDLELAAHHETYVDTFLAWDIVYGKEHPELGGSPEILDIVGANNYSFGQMEYREHGPHQALPPDDDRIKPLCDLLRLVWERYQRPMIIGETSGLKEGRAAWLKDVMEESLAAVDAGMDLHGICLFPAVDMPDWHTGEWLNNGICDLIPESDVLRRQPHEPYIAELRRWQKELNRITTLDTDPFSDPVELSDVIAAAKRLNMKPDKNWS
- a CDS encoding DinB family protein: MKKTTLLLTILFLVALLATSKVSLAANPPAKSQMLLDWQRAKTYTKEYLDAMPEAGSSFKPTPEMRSFAEQMLHLANANFNFAAGASGTANPYQGKNLEKLDDYKTKAALSKVVLESYDFVINALNSTTDAQMASNVKLFNMDVNRGLAFEKAFEHQTHHRGQTTVYLRLKGVTPPGEKLF
- a CDS encoding gliding motility protein GldB-related protein, translated to MLIPSLWAAKEISERTQPSAKLKEWYPTVSFPPVYFVIGAFNSGGTSSANGLIIGAEKQGNLNGLPSLVAHELIHFQQTFPQRATSLLEQSILEGSADFMSELVSGQSPNVEAHKYGNAHQDELCREFVQVMHQFEDTDWLYSVSGKDKRPNDLGYWMGYQITKAYFDKTPNKKQAVKEILNIKDYTSFLNKSGYLQKYL
- a CDS encoding SDR family NAD(P)-dependent oxidoreductase; translation: MKTALITGASGGIGYELAKEFARHQHNLVLVARSEARLNQIAKELQTTYGIQAIALAQDLSDPQAVPTIFTELQSRNIIIDYLVNNAGFGDFGFFVETDWAKEERMINLNITCLTHLTKVFAREMVKRRSGRILNVASTASFQPGPLMAVYFATKAYVLSFSEAIANELQGTGVTVTALCPGPTESGFLQAAALEGSKLFKGKKLPSSAEVAAYGYKALMSGKTVAIHGFRNWLTANSARFAPRKLVTAIVRKMTER